In Pan paniscus chromosome 15, NHGRI_mPanPan1-v2.0_pri, whole genome shotgun sequence, the sequence CCTGTCCATGTCCGTTCCTATCTAGCCTAGAGCAATTAATTGGCTGTAAGTCTTGTTGACTGTAAGTCCCTTGGCCATAGGGAGTCCCACTGACGGACAAGATGGACCTGGGGCAGGCAgccatgtcacccaggcagtgCTATGGAACAAAATTACAATTGGTGGCCATTAATGTTGTCTCTGGCAAATCTTGGCCAGAAGGGGGAgaatgtaaactaaaaataaaactcaaacgCCTCGCCACCCACCCtgcaaccatctgaatggactcccCCCTCGGCCAGAGCActctaaaatttaacctgaaaggcTGCTGCAGGtcatgatgggaagtgggggtccgacatgcctcattatatccCTCCAGTGTTAACATCAGCACAAACCTAAGTCTGATAAggaacatttacaatctattttctctgaagccttcACCTTCATGATAAAACCTAGGTCTCCaaaaccccttatcttaacccaaacattcctttctactgataattactctttcaaccaattgccaatcagaatatGTTTAAATCTAACTACGGCCTGGAAGCCCCTGGCCCTGCCTTTGAGTTGTCCCGCTCTTCCAGATCCAACCATTGTAAATCCTGCACGTACCGATTGATGTATtacatctccctaaaatgtacaaaGCAAGCTGTACTGCGACCACTTTGGGCACGtgtcctcaggacctcctgaggctgtatcatgggtgcatccttaaccttggcaaaataaactttctaaattgattgagactcgTCTCAGATAATTTTTGGTTTACACAGCTTACACCTAGTGGGGGTAGTTTAAGAGACACTTAGGATACATTAAGTTGTTTAATCCTCATAGCAACTCTTAAAGGAAGTTGGAAGCTAAGAGATTTGCCCAAAGTGGTAAAGCCAAACCAGGTGTGGTTTAAGAGGGAGGTCCTGGCACTGAGGTAGAAGTCTCAGTTTTCTGCTGCCACCTTCCAGAGAGCCAAGAGAACCCACTCTTGCCTTCCAAGGAATGTGCCCAAAAGTTAGAAGAGTTGGGAAGGTGACTACAGTATGCATCCATGAAGAGCTCTCTGGGATCTAATCATGTCTCAGCTTTGCCACTCATTAGCTTTGTAACCTTGGGCCAGTTACTGAGTCTCTCTGACCATAAGTTTTCTCATCTTGTTTAAGAGAATAAGAACGCTGTACTGAGCTTccattgtttttttctgagtgaCACCCAGTTCCACTTCTGCTAACAGTGCCCAAATTTTGCTTTCCCTATTCCCAGTTGGGAGAAATAGGGGTGTGGGAGGCATGTTACTCTAGCTAGCCAGTGACATGCTCTCTGGAAATTAATCTTCAGTGGGATAACCCAAAGATTAAATTGCACTGGAGCTCATTCATCTAGAAGAAGCCCTGACAAAAATGTTGCTGGTTTTTGCTCCTCAGACAAGGAGCCTTCTCCGCTCCTGACTAGTTATTTTATGACGAGTTCTGCTTCTCCTTCATTCTGTGAGCTCCCACCACAACCTGCCCCACCAAATCGAATaatttcctttttgcttaagTTCATTAGAGCTAGTTTTTATTGCttacaacaacaaacaacaacaacaacaacaacaacccctAATTGATCCAAACACCTACCTTGCAAtgctgtaaaaattaaatgatacgAAGTGTGTCAAGTGCTTAGGCCAGTTCTGGCAGCAGTGCAAGCAGTCAGTAAGTGGTGACAGTTGTCTGTAAGTCACCACTCGGGGCAGGGCacaaggagggagaggggagctTGTTATCGGTGTGCATTCCACTGAGAAAAACCTTCCCCCAAGAGATAGAAGGACAAACAGAAGGGAGGGAAGTCCAGGCTATGATATGCTCGTTTATTCCAAATGTCTTTATTGAAACAGAATGATAGAGCAAGAAATAATGAGGTCTGGGTGGATGTCTTTGGGCGCAGGATGGAGCCCAGACCCAGTGGTTACATTGTGGAGCGCTCTCCCTGTCCCCTGACTCTGGCCAAGGAAGTGAATGCAAAgcagcagggaggaggcagggtgGGGACGGCCCTCTGAGCTCTCCGCGATGGCTGGCGTGAGGTGCCTCTGAGCCTTCTGGGCAGCCCTGCCTTCCCTACTCAGTCTTCCCGATCTTCTTGCCACCTTTCTGTGTGGGCCAGCCTCCCGCCAGGGTACTCAGAGGCCGCTCAGAGGGCAGGGTTGGGGGTGGCAAGCAGCGGGACGTGGTCACAGCGGGTAGGGGGTGGCTGCCGCAGCAGGGAAGGCCGGCGACACAGCTCCCCGTCCCGGAGCACCTCGGGCAGGAGCTTGCGCTTGGTCTCCGGGAGCAGCATAATGCTGAGAATGCAGAGGAGGGCGCAGGCCGCCAGCACCACGTGCTGCAGGAAGGCTCCATGGCCCATGTGGAGGCGCTGGGCCGGGCCGCTCAGTCCTCCAAGCGCCCCTAGAGCCATGATCAGGCCCAGGCCACGGCCCCTTGGGGGAGACAGAGGAGGAGCTCAGCCCACAGCTGTAGCCTTGCTGGGCCCTTCTCCCGCAGCCCCCCTCCTCCAGCCCGCAGGCCCTGTcctcaggggtggggtgggggagcggGAGGCGGAGGGGCCCGGCTCTGCCCCTGGGGGCACCCCTGCTCTCACCGGACAGTGGTGGGGATGACCTCAGCAGCAAGGAGGGTGCTGAGGATGGCGGCAGCTTGGGAGGAGAAGAGCCCAAGGACAGAGAAAGTGGTGATGGCAGCCTCGTTCAGATCTGCAGGAGCAAGAGGGATGATATGAATGCAggtggggaggtcaaggctggccTAGTCCCGGGTGTCATCCCCTTGGCTCTCTGTTCCCATGGCTGTAGCTGGGCAGGCTCTGGGCATTCAGTAATTGACTGGGAGAGCAGATGGGGctgtggggccaggtggaggctCGTGGAAGAGCTGGGCAGGGTCTGGGGCTTGTCTTGGGAGGCCTGTGCCAGAAGAAATGGCTGTGCCTGTCTGAAGCACCTCTGTTGGGGTTCCCTTGTTGAGCCCACACTGTGGGGAAGGTAGGATGCTCACAATCCCACAGGCCCAGCAGGACCAGGGAAGCAATGCCGGTAAGGGTCATGGAGAGAAGAAGGATGCCCCGGCGGCCAAATCGGTCCACGGTGACCCCCAGGAAGACACAGGCCAGGGCTGCGGTGCCGCTGGCCAGCAGAGAGCACAGGTAGAAGTCCGATgggctccctcctcctcccacaggcTGGTAGCAGTGGCGAATGGCATGGGCAATGAAGCTGTGAGAAGGGGTGGGGAAGCAAAGAACAGAGTCTGAATCCCCTCCCgcagccttccacagtgctgaTGGTCCTCCGCAGGGGTCCTCGGGCCTTCCCACCCAGCCAGCCCCCGTTCCAGCTACTGGCCAGACACCCAGGCTCACTTGGTGAAGCCCAGGATAAGCAGATTTTTCCAGATGTTGCGGTAGTTGAGGAGGGAAGCGAAGGAAAAGGAGGATGTTGCAGGGAGAGGGCAGGTATTCTCCAGGTctttgggagagagagaggagctgTCAGAAGAAAACCCTGAGATCCCAGGATCCTCCCACATGGGTGGTGGGGACCCTGGGAGAAGGTGGCACAGCTACAACCATGCAGAGGGCACCATCATGTGTGCAAGTGAGGCAACACTCACAGGGATCCCTGTCTCTTACCCTGCAGGGCCTCCTGGGCCTCCTCCCCCAGCATCTGCCCATGGGGCCGGTTTCGCTCAGCCAGGATCCTCAGCACAGACTGAGCCTCCTCAATCTGCCGCTTCACTATCAGCCACCGTGCGGACTCCAGGAACAAACCAGGCcagctgggggcaggggggaagGGGTATACTGTGAGGCCTCCCTTCTCCTGATCTAGGGGTGGGAAATGTGCACCTCTGAGGGACTGGGGCTGGGGTAGGCCTGGACCAGGGGTAGTTGGAGAAGAGGAGGGGTCTCCGGGCTAGGGCTAGtttggaggcagagatgggaattGCCAGATGACAGGTGAAGGGTAATACTGACCCATAAAACAGGAAGAGGATGCAGGGAGCGGTGATCATTCGCTGTAGGAATCGCCAATCCTTAGAGACAAGGGCCAGGCCCAGGAACAGGAAgtgccctcccacccccaccaactCCCCTGCCAGGGCCACCCGAAGCCTCTGGGTTGGGTCGCACAGCTCCAGGCCTGGAGATACAGCaggggtggagagaggagagggaggccagggaggaagAAGGCataagagagaagaggaaagagggagggaggaggacagagagagaggtcAGACCCAGAGTGGAGGCTGCAGCCATTGCCTCCCTTGCTAACCTCTGGGTGGCAAGGACTGGGGAGATTGTTcagccctctctcctctcctgctcAAACCTAGGAGGGCTCTAGGGCCAGAGTCCCGGGTGAGTGTTCAACATTTCCAATTTATAGGCCCTTTCCCATCAGGCCTCTTATTTGACCTTCACATCAacccttgtccaaggtcacaca encodes:
- the SLC22A17 gene encoding solute carrier family 22 member 17 isoform X2, whose product is MASDPIFTLAPPLHCHYGAFPPNASGWEQPPNASGISVASAALAASAASRVATSTDPSCSGFAPPDFNHCLKDWDYNGLPVLTTNAIGQWDLVCDLGWQVILEQILFILGFASGYLFLGYPADRFGRRGIVLLTLGLVGPCGVGGAAAGSSTGVMALRFLLGFLLAGVDLGVYLMRLELCDPTQRLRVALAGELVGVGGHFLFLGLALVSKDWRFLQRMITAPCILFLFYGWPGLFLESARWLIVKRQIEEAQSVLRILAERNRPHGQMLGEEAQEALQDLENTCPLPATSSFSFASLLNYRNIWKNLLILGFTNFIAHAIRHCYQPVGGGGSPSDFYLCSLLASGTAALACVFLGVTVDRFGRRGILLLSMTLTGIASLVLLGLWDYLNEAAITTFSVLGLFSSQAAAILSTLLAAEVIPTTVRGRGLGLIMALGALGGLSGPAQRLHMGHGAFLQHVVLAACALLCILSIMLLPETKRKLLPEVLRDGELCRRPSLLRQPPPTRCDHVPLLATPNPAL
- the SLC22A17 gene encoding solute carrier family 22 member 17 isoform X1, with amino-acid sequence MASDPIFTLAPPLHCHYGAFPPNASGWEQPPNASGISVASAALAASAASRVATSTDPSCSGFAPPDFNHCLKDWDYNGLPVLTTNAIGQWDLVCDLGWQVILEQILFILGFASGYLFLGYPADRFGRRGIVLLTLGLVGPCGVGGAAAGSSTGVMALRFLLGFLLAGVDLGVYLMRLELCDPTQRLRVALAGELVGVGGHFLFLGLALVSKDWRFLQRMITAPCILFLFYGWPGLFLESARWLIVKRQIEEAQSVLRILAERNRPHGQMLGEEAQEALQDLENTCPLPATSSFSFASLLNYRNIWKNLLILGFTNFIAHAIRHCYQPVGGGGSPSDFYLCSLLASGTAALACVFLGVTVDRFGRRGILLLSMTLTGIASLVLLGLWDCEHPTFPTVWAQQGNPNRDLNEAAITTFSVLGLFSSQAAAILSTLLAAEVIPTTVRGRGLGLIMALGALGGLSGPAQRLHMGHGAFLQHVVLAACALLCILSIMLLPETKRKLLPEVLRDGELCRRPSLLRQPPPTRCDHVPLLATPNPAL